Proteins from one Fragaria vesca subsp. vesca linkage group LG6, FraVesHawaii_1.0, whole genome shotgun sequence genomic window:
- the LOC101296023 gene encoding histone-lysine N-methyltransferase SUVR4-like, with translation MAPSRETKEHLANAYKAAKAWGISKEEIKPVLRNLFQAVGGRWEDIEPDDYKIVVETYFESNRKGDDEHIDQKLRKRRHLADEEDQASPGSGSSSELSLRHSSGNGNDRPTCHLASGDGSVHRERASASAVPCSDHMNYFKKPKDKVSTDDATFSAERTSVRRPGSVNGGARIQRPITREDKKPPKYISDITKSTEKVAISLIDEVGSESLPRFNYIPQNIIYENAHLNISMSRIADEDCCLDCLGDCLSPPLPCACAHETGGEFVYTPEGLLKDDFLSKRMDTEKQEYIYCQDCPSERNKNEAMPERCKGHWVRKFIKECWRKCGCDMRCGNRVVQRGIACKLQVFHTKGKGWGVRTLEVLEKGSFVCEYVGEILTNNELYYRNMKSKGNGRHTYPVTLDGDWGSEQGLKDEDALCLDATLHGNVARFINHRCFDGNLVDIPVQVETPDRHYYHVAFFTTRKVDAFEELTWDYGLDFEEVHLIEAFQCICGSQYCRGKNPKGKKVEKLG, from the exons CTGTCCTCAGGAACTTATTCCAAGCTGTTGGGGGGAGATGGGAGGATATTGAACCAGACGACTACAAGATTGTAGTTGAGACATACTTTGAGTCGAACCGGAAG GGAGATGATGAGCACATAGATCAAAAACTGCGTAAAAGACGTCATTTGGCTGATGAGGAAGATCAGGCATCTCCCGGAAGTGGATCAAGTTCTGAACTATCCCTCAGACATTCCAGTGGCAATGGAAATGACCGACCTACCTGTCATTTGGCCTCTGGAGATGGATCAGTACATCGTGAGAGGGCATCAGCTTCTGCAGTCCCATGTAGTGATCACATGAACTACTTCAAGAAGCCAAAGGACAAGGTATCCACAGATGATGCTACATTTTCTGCAGAGCGAACCTCAGTGAGACGTCCAG GATCAGTGAATGGAGGTGCTAGAATACAACGACCCATCACTCGTGAGGATAAGAAGCCACCCAAATATATATCAGACATAACCAAATCAACTGAAAAGGTGGCAATATCCTTGATAGATGAAGTGGGAAGTGAGAGCTTGCCAAGGTTCAATTACATCCCACAAAACATTATATACGAAAATGCCCATCTGAATATTTCCATGTCTCGCATTGCGGATGAGGATTGCTGCCTGGATTGTTTGGGAGATTGTCTTTCACCGCCATTACCGTGTGCATGTGCTCATGAAACTGGTGGGGAGTTTGTGTACACACCAGAAGGTCTGCTGAAAGATGATTTTCTAAGTAAGCGTATGGATACCGAAAAGCAGGAGTATATTTACTGTCAAGATTGCCCTTCTGAGAGGAACAAGAATGAAGCCATGCCAGAACGTTGCAAAGGACATTGGGTCCGGAAGTTTATTAAAGAGTGCTGGAGAAAGTGTGGATGTGACATGCGATGTGGAAACAGAGTAGTACAAAGGGGGATTGCATGCAAGTTGCAG GTGTTCCACACTAAAGGAAAAGGCTGGGGAGTTAGAACTTTAGAGGTCTTGGAGAAAGGATCCTTTGTCTGTGAATATGTTGGGGAGATACTGACCAATAATGAGTTATATTATCGGAATATGAAAAGCAAGGGTAATGGCAGACACACGTACCCAGTCACACTGGATGGAGACTGGGGCTCAGAACAGGGTTTGAAGGATGAGGATGCCCTCTGTCTGGATGCGACTCTTCACGGAAATGTTGCAAGGTTTATCAATCATAG ATGCTTTGATGGAAACTTGGTTGATATCCCAGTTCAAGTGGAGACTCCTGATCGCCATTATTATCAT GTTGCCTTTTTTACTACCAGGAAAGTGGATGCCTTTGAAGAGTTGACCTGG GATTATGGGCTTGATTTTGAAGAAGTTCATCTTATTGAGGCATTTCAATGCATTTGTGGCAGCCAATACTGCCGAGGCAAAAACCCAAAAG GGAAAAAAGTGGAGAAGCTTGGATGA